A segment of the Limnochordia bacterium genome:
GGACTCCCTTTTGCCAGGGAGAAACTGGATCCAATCTAGGGCGTAATACTCTGCTCCATGATCGCCATGGTTCTTGATATGATCCCAAACGCCGTATACCATTCGTAGGAGTTCATCCCGCATTTCCTCTAGGTCATAGATGGGGTGGCCCTTGCCGCCGACTTCAATCCACCAATAACCCATGTCGATTACCCGATGACCGCGACCAATCCCAAGACTCTCATCGGTGGGGTATTTGTATGCCCACTTTGGTGGTGTGAAGGGCTGTGGCGTATCATGCTTCCTTGCCCTAAACATGCAGGTACAACCCATAGTCTGGGAATCCGCCTTTTCTGGAGCCAGGGACTCGCCAAATTCAGAAGCGGCCTCTCGGCCTAAACGAAACTCTGCACCGGCCAAAGGACCCAAAATCCCATCACCAGTACAGTCCAAATAGATTGATGCTTCTACGGTATGATGGGTTTCGGTAGTCAATTGCCATGCGGTAATGCTTCTGATCGTATCTTGTTCCACGGAAGCATCGTAACAGGAGCAGTTGAGCAGCAGCTTTATATTGGGTGTCTGAAACACCATCTCCCACAGCACGGTATCCCATACAGAGTAACTACCTTGGGGATTCCTGTAGGCGTTCTCCAAACGAATCTCTTCAAGAATTCCCGTTTCCCGCATGTTGGGGATCTGACCATGGCGATCAGCTCCGCAGATATGCATCCGTATTTCCGATGAGGCATTTCCGCCTAGTACCGGTCGATCGTGGATGAGAACCACTCCGGCGCCACTGCGGGCAGCGGCAATGGCCGCACACATACCGGAGAGTCCTCCACCGAGGACACAGATATCCGTTTGATATTGCAGTCTTCTCATTGATTGTGCAGATTGACCGTAATAGGGGGTCATTCTACTGTCTCCCCTCGGACTTAGAAGCCTTCTTGTTATTCTCTGGGTTCCTTGTTCTTGAGGTTTATGTTCATTTTATGTATCTACTTGCTGGACTTTGAGCCCATCATATCCCAATTATTCCTTTGTGACAAGGGAATGGATCGGGCCTTAATAGATACTAAGTCTATGTCTGAGAGAAGCGGAGGTAAGGCCTGATGTGTTATGCAGTCACCACGGGCGGGAACACCGTTCGGGGTCTTTTCAGTAAAGGGACTTATTGCTTGGCATATACACGTATTCGGGTCAATACCGACAGGGTATCTGGTCTAGTTCAGGCATCTTTAGGTGCGAGAAGTACTATGGATTCATGTTAGTAGCATTCATCTGGCGACCCGGGTGCTTTCCTTTGATTTGCCCTGAAATTGGTCCATAATTGACACATTCGGTTTCAATGCACCCTCGGGTGTTATCACTATGAGTTTTGCCTTTTCCATTATCTCCAGATCTCGCCGTATAGTTTTGTAGGTCTTTATGTCTTGGTATATTCCTTTTATGATCGGGTGTTTTCTCTCCTTAAGATTCTGGACAGTCATCACTTCGTTATACTCGGTAATGAGTGTCAACAAGGCGAAGGCCCTCTCGTTGATTTGATCCTGGGAATAGATTTCACGTGCATATGACATAAATAGGTTCTTTCTAATGAAGTCCAGGATTTCATCTTGTACACCTTGAATCTCCTGGACAAATCCTCCGAGTGAAAACTTCACAAACTCGGTTAGATTACCGTTATACTCAAAACGGGCAGCATTCAATTGCCTTACATATTCCTCCCTGTGACGATAGAAGAAGTTGGCCAATGAACAAAAACCCCTAATGTTATATCCAGCTTTGTATAAGATGTAAGTCTACAGAGCCCTTGATGTGCGCCCGTTACCATCACCAAAGGGATGAATCGAAATCAGATAGAAGTGTGCGACAAACGCCCGAATCAAAGGCCGATAGCCTCCGGTGATCCTCTGCGAGTCTATAGTTTCTAGAAAGTTTTCGGTTAAAGTTGGGATCAATGAAGGGTCTGGTGGAACATAATTGCCAACGTATACTCGGCCGTTTCTATATTTGCTGGGTTCGTTTCAATGCGTCTAGCCATGGGAGGAGGAATGGGTATTTTGGAAGTGATCTGTCGGTGCGCCTCTGCCTGAACAGTTGGTTCCAGTAGTTCTCTATCATCAGTGTCCACAACGAAGGTCCCAGCCCGGCATCGGTATCTCCCCCTCATTGACCCTTATTCTAACCGTAATACCATGAATTAATCAAGGATAGTTCCTCCGTCATGTCCCACTATATGTCCAATGTTCCCTCCGATATGTTGTCGAGAAGGGATTACTCGCTGAAGTGCTGTTACCTTCGAACTCTTACCGGATCCATTAGGTACTTGCTTAGCAGTTGGCAACCGGAACAACCGCCATCTTGCCAGTCAAATAGTGATCAGTAAGCTTCGATATCGACGTTAGTCCAAGGAAATGGTCGCAGCCTGACTGCATCATCTTTGTTTCTAAGTGAGGATACCGATGTCACTAGATAATCTACCTTACCTGCTTCCTTTAAGAAGCACTGTCCAGGAATCTCAAAGCGGCAGGACATATCAGGAATTGGTAGAATATAATTATAACGGTTTTTGCCATGCGTGACATATTGTCTCGCCTGACCGAATAATCTATTCAAAGAATAGGTTAGGTGGGAGTGAGCGCATGAGGATCCATAGCCGGATGTGGCTCTTATTGCCTTTAGTTGTGCTTGTCGGCATTGGCTTGTACCGTTGTAGGCCAAGCAGGGTACCAGAACGAGCTCCATTGATCAATCTATGGTGGGCAAAGGAAGACAAGCTAATTCAGTTGGATCTTGAGGAGTATGTGGCAGGAGTCGTGGCGGCGGAGATGCCAGCATCATTCCAAGAGGAGGCCCTCAAGGCCCAGGCGGTGGCGGCAAGAACTTTAGCACTATGGTCCTTAGCCCAAAGTCGTCGCCTGCCGGAGCATCCCGACGCACAGTTGTCTAGTGACTATCGGGTGGACCAAGCTTGGCTATCCAAAGACGAGCTTAAGGAACGCTGGGGTATATGGGGCTACCTCCGTAATTGGACAAAGATTCGTAAGGCGGTAAGTGCTACTGCCGGAGAGGTTTTGATTTACCAGGGGAACTACATTTTCCCAGCCTACCACTCCACAAGTGGGGGCAGGACGGAGGATTCCGGAAACTACTGGACTAGCAATTTGCCCTATCTGGTGAGTGTGGATAGTCTCTACGAGAGTCATTCCCCTTGGTTTGAGCATGTAGAAAAGAGGTCCGTCGCTACAGTTCGGGCTAAGTTAGCTGAGGCTTTAGGGGTATCCCTAGGGGAATCATTGATCATAGTGGTGACCAAACGGTTTCCATCGGGAAGAGTCTGCGAACTCATGGTTAACGGGAGAACCATGAGTGGACGGCGGCTACGGGAGATACTGGAGCTGCGCTCTAGTTGGTTTAGTGTGCAGCAGACTTCATCAGAACTAGTATTTACCGTAAAAGGCTACGGCCATGGAGTGGGTATGTCCCAGTATGGTGCCGATGGATATGCGCAACGTGGGTGGAGTTACCAACAGATCCTATCCCATTACTACCAGGGAGCGTCATTGGTAGTGCGGTAAGCTGGGGAGGAGTTGACGGATGGGATTACCCTCCCTGTGGAATATTTAAGAATGAAGACCAGAAAGGGGGAAGTAAAGGGCCGTACTACGGCCTTTTGCAGGCCTATGGGTGATATGTTAGATGTTGTCATTGTTGGTGGAGGACCCGCTGGATTTACTGCTGGTTTGTATGCCGGGCGAGCTGGGCTTAAGTCAGTGATAGTAGATAACGGAGCGGGTGGTCAGTTGTTCGGTTCGTCTATTGTGGAGAACTATCCTGGCTTTGTGGAGCCGATTAGTGGACAAAGCTTAAGTCAACTCATGCAGGATCAAGCCCTGAAGTTCGGTTGCCCGGTGGAGTACGATCAGGTCGAAGGGATCGTTTTAGACGGTAAAGTAAAGCTAGTTAAGGGTATCAACAAGACTTACAATACCAAGACGGTGATTATTGCTACGGGGGCTTCGGCACGAAAGCTTGGTGTGCCTGGTGAGCAGGAATTTCAAGGTCGGGGTGTATCCTACTGCGCAACCTGTGATGGGGCCTTTTTCAAGGACAAGCCCATCATTGTGGTGGGTGGTGGAGATTCGGCTTTGGAAGAAGCTTTATTCCTTTGTCGCTATGGAAGCAAGGTGACTGTTGTTCACCGCCGTCAACACCTGCGGGCTACTTTTCATATTCAGGAGTTGGCAAGAAAGAACGACAAGCTGTTTCTTCAGCTGAATACTGTAGTTGATGCCATTGAAGGAACGGATGTGGTTGAACGGGTACGTTTGAAGGATGTAGTAAGCGAAGAGATCACCTATCAGGAGGCTGCTGGTGTATTCATGTACGTAGGTCAAGAACCTAACAGTTCCTTGGTTAAGGAATTGATTACCCTCGATGAGTATGGGTACATTGTGGCAGATGCGGACACGACACAGACTAACGTTCCTGGGATATTCGCTGCGGGGGATGTCAGGCAGAAGACTTTGCGACAAGTGGTGACCGCCACATCTGACGGTGCGATTGCGGCCATGGCCGCCAGTCGGTATGTTGAACAGAATTGGTAGCAGACACGTAAGCAGAGCATAGCATCATTTCATTTTCTGTATGAACCGCTACCACAGTATAGAAGGAATTAGGGAAGCTGCAAGAGGAACCATGCAGCTTCTCTATCAAGACCCTATAGTGAGTTTGTCTACTGCTTGTGGAAATTGGAACGTCTATGGGAGTGTTTAGAGTGTTCCTGTTTTCCCTCCCCTTCCGTTAAATATGATAGAATCATAGTGATATCAAAGGTGGCCCCTTGCTGCGATTATATAGGGCCATCTAGTAGGAGTATTCCTCTCCACAAGAAAGGTTTGAGGAGAAGAGGATTGGACCGTGACAGGGCATATTTGGTATCAGAAGGAGGAAGCGGAGTAGTCGTGGTGTCATCTGGACTATATCTGTGCTAGCAGTGAAGAAAACAAGTATTATTGATTGTGTAGGAAAGACTCCCCTGGTCAAATTGCAGAAGACAGGTGGTTTACCCAGTGCAGAGATCTGGGCTAAAGTTGAGGGGCTCAATCCCTCAGGGAGCGTGAAGGATCGGACTGCTTTGGCCATGGTTCTTGATGCGGAGGAATCGGGAAAGCTCAAGCCCAAGGGGACCATTGTGGAGCCTACCAGCGGTAACACCGGTATAGGACTTGCGATGGTTGCCGCCTCCCGGGGATACCGACTGATTTTGACGATGCCTGAGACCATGAGTAGCGAACGACGTACCCTTTTAAGTGTCTACGGGGCGGAGCTGGTGCTAACGCCCGGTAAACTGGGCATGAAAGGGGCAATCGAACGGGCGGAGGAGCTGGCGAAACAACATCCCGAGTATTTCATGCCACAGCAATTTGAGAACCCTGCAAATCCAAAGATTCACGAACAGACTACCGGTCCGGAGATTTATGAGGGGATGGGTGGAGACTTGTCCGCGTTTGTGGCCGGGGTTGGAACAGGGGGGACCATTACAGGGGTAGCACGCTATCTAAAAACGAAAAACCCGAGTATAAAGATTGTGGCTGTTGAGCCTTCCGGTTCGCCGGTGTTATCCGGAGGACAATCAGGGCCTCATGGGTTGCAGGGTATTGGTGCTGGTTTTGTGCCTAAGACACTGGATCCTAGCCTGCTTGATGAGGTAATTACAGTTTCCGATGAGGCGGCTCTGGATGCTTGCCATTTTCTAGCTCAGGAGGAGGGTATTTTGGCAGGAATCTCCTCTGGAGCGGCCCTACATGCGGCCACCTTGGTGGCAGGAAGACTCAAGAAGGAGCAGAAGGTGGTTGTATTACTTCCTGATAGCGGAAGCCGTTATTTAAGCATATTGTAGTTGCTGATGGTACAAGGGGTGAGGAGTGTGCTTTGTGATGTAAACCTACTACCTGAGGAATTAAGGGCGAAATGGCAGAAGCTCCTGCAACGGTTACAGGCACTGGGTGGCGTAGTGGTGGCTTTTTCCGGAGGGACGGATAGTACTTTGCTTCTCGCCGCCGCCAAGGAGGCTTTAGGGGAGCGAGTTTTGGCGGTAACTGCCAGTTCGTCGGTTTACCCGGTGTGGGAACAAGAAGAGGCTCAAGAGTTGCGAAGGCTGCTCACTGTGCCAGGGAAGACTATCGAGCTGGATGTGTTCAGTATTCCAGGATTTGCCGAGAACTCTAAGGACCGTTGCTATTACTGTAAGCAGCATCTGGCCCAGAAGCTGCTTCAGGTTGCCCAAGAGGCGGATCTACCCTTTGTGGTTGATGGGAGTAACCATGATGACCTGTTAGATTACCGTCCTGGGATGCGTGCAGCAAGGGAACAAGGCATCATTAGTCCCTTGCAGGAGGTAGCTTTGTCCAAGGAGGATATTCGGGGGTTATCGCGTATGATTGGACTTCCCTCCTGGAGCAAGCCCTCCTATGCTTGTTTGGCTTCTAGGTTCCCCTATGGCACAAAGATTACACCTTCGCGACTAGAAAAGGTTACCTATGCGGAAGACTATCTTAGGGAGCTTGGCTTTACACAGATGCGAGTACGATATCATGAAGATATAGCGCGTATTGAGTTTTTGCCTGAAGAGTTTCCCTTAGCGGTAAAAGTTGCCAACCGAATTGTGGAGCGGCTGAGGAGCTTGGGATTTACCTATGTCGCAATGGATCTTGGGGGGTATCGCTCCGGTAGCCTGAACCATGGTTTAAAGAGGAAATTGTGACGGAAACAGGATATTACCGTATCGGTGGTGAATGTCTGTAATTGTAGTCATGTCTAGGCAGATTGGAGTGAACCTTTCGATATGCAGCGATTAATTCTAGCGTCCAGTTCATCAAGAAGAAAGCTTCTCATGGAGCATTTAGGTTTACCCTTTGAAGTGGTTAAGCCTGAGGGAATTAACGAGGAAGGTGTGGTAGGTGATTCCTCATACCAGATCGCGCAAAAGATCGCCTTGGCCAAGGCCAAGTCTGTGGCGGAAAAGTTCCCCGATGCTATTGTCGTGGCTGCGGATACCATTGTAGTCTTTGGCGAGCAGATTCTTGGCAAACCTAAAGACCGAGATGATGCTATTGCCATGCTGCACACGCTCAGGGGCAAATGGCACAATGTGATCACTGGGGTAGCTATTGTTCGGAAGAATACCGATGAGTGCCTTACCGACTATGAGAAGACCGGTGTCTGTTTCTGCCAATTATGCTCCAGTGAGATTGAAGCCTATGTGAATACCCTTGAGCCTATGGATAAGGCAGGGGCCTATGGGATTCAAGGAAAAGGGGCATTCCTGGTGGAACGAATCAATGGATGCTACTTTAATGTTGTAGGGCTGCCATTGGCTAAGCTTGGGCAAATGCTACGCAAATTCGGTGTGTACGTTCTGTCCTAAGTCCAGTATAATGGATGTGTCCGGAATTCCCACTCCTTCTGGTATATGCCAGGGGGTCGTTTAGTGCACGAAAGAGGGACAAAACTTAAGATTAAGGATCTGCCTGTATCCGAGCGTCCTCGGGAAAAAATGGCAGAATACGGTGCGGAATCTCTATCAAACAGGGAGTTACTCGGGGTTCTTTTAAGGACCGGTACCAAGGATGAGTCGGCCTTGGACTTAGCCGATCGTCTCTTGGTTGAGTTTTCCGGTTTGGCTGGATTGATGGAAGCGAGTTTTTCTGAACTTAGGATGGTTAAAGGAATTGGTCAGGCCAAAGCCGCGGTTCTACGAGCCGCCTTTGTGCTAGCGAAGCGAGCCCGGGCGGAGACGAAGAATTGTTACCAGCAAGTGGTTGAGCATCCGCAAGATGTGGCCGAGCTGCTCGTCGAGAAGATGTGCGACTTGGACAAGGAACACTTTTATGTGGTAATGCTTAACAGTAAGCATGCTGTAATTGGCATACGAACGGTTTCCATTGGCAGTTTGGACGCTGTGTTGGTTCACCCAAGGGAGCTTTTCAAAGACCCGATTCGAAAAGGGGCCAGTGCCATTATTCTTGCCCATAATCATCCGAGTTGTGATCCTACTCCCAGTGAGGAGGACCTGTTGTTAACAAAACGGCTGGTACAAGCAGGGGATATCCTAGGGATCAGTATAGAGGATCACATAGTGATTGGTGGCCGCAAGTATTTGAGCTTGCGGGAACACAACTTGTTGTGAGGTGTCCGAAGGGGGCTGTCGATAATGTTTGGTTTCAGTAAGGATGTGGGCATTGATCTAGGAACTGCTAACACCCTAGTCTATATCAAAGGCAAAGGGGTCGTCATACAAGAACCCTCAATGGTAGCACTTAATCGGCAGACGAACGAAGTGTTGGCTGTTGGACGAGAAGCGAAAAACATGGTAGGGCGTACGCCGGGCAGTATTGTTGCGGTGCGGCCGATGGAAGACGGGGTAATTGCTGATTTTGATGTTACAGAAAGAATGCTAGGGCATTTTATTCGTAGGGCAACGAAGCGGTTTTCCCTTTTCCGGCCCCGGGTGTTGGTGGCTGTGCCCTCAGGGGTGACTGAGGTGGAAAAACGTGCTGTGATTGATGCGGCCCGTTCTGCTGGAGCCAAGGAGGCTAGGCTGATTGAGGAGCCAATGGCGGCGGCCATTGGTGCTGGGCTTCCGGTACAGGAGCCCACCGGTAATATGGTGGTAGACATTGGGGGCGGCACCACGGAAGTGGCAGTGATCTCCCTGGGCGGGATTGTGGCCCATCGGTCCATTAGGATCGGAGGAGACGAGATGGATGAGGCGATTATCCAGTATGTACGCAGGACTTATAACCTCTTAATTGGTGAGCGGACCGCTGAGGAGATAAAGCACACCATCGGTAATACCTACGAGATGCCGGATCAGGAAAAGTCTATGGATGTGCGGGGCAGAGATCTTGTAACCGGCTTACCAAAGAATGTTGTGGTAAGCTCTCAGGAAATAAGGGAAGCCTTGGCCGAACCCGTTGGAGCCATCGTTGATGCGGTGAGGGTAACCCTAGAGAGGACGCCACCTGAGCTTGCTGCAGATATTATGGATAAGGGAATCATCATGGTTGGCGGTGGTTCTTTGCTTGCAGGACTAGATAAGTTGATCTCCGAGGAGACGAGAATGCCGGTACACGTGCCTGAGGATGCATTGTGTGCGGTTGCTGTAGGAACTGGTCTTGCTCTGGATCATTACGAGCTTTTGGACCGGGTTGGTGTGGGACATAGTCGACTAGGTGCTTAAGTTAACTCAAGGATAGCAGGGCATAGGGTTATCTATGCCCTTTTTCGAATCAAGCAGTAATACATAAGCTGTAGTGAGCAATGGGTGTGGCGGATGCGGCAGAACTATGTCAAGATAACCATAATCGTAGTTATACTAATCTGTATATGTGCGATGTATTATACCGCGGATTTACGAAGGGATCAGAGCATTCTGGAGAAGTTAGTCGCGGAGATCACCCTTCCCTTATCTGGGCTTGCTCACCGTGTCAGAACCGGCATAACTGGATTTTTCTCGGGGCTAAAATCTTACAGAGAGTATGTTCTAGAAAATGAAGAGTTGCGTCTGGAAAATGCGGAGCTAAGAAGAGAACTTGCATTAATGCAACATCACCTTCGGGAAAACGAGGCCTTGCGTACAGCTCTCTCCCTGCCACTAATTCAAGAGCAAACCATGCTCGCCGCCGAGGTAATCGCTCGCTCGCCGGATGAGTGGTGGTCCCAGGTTACGATAAACAAAGGAAGTAGAGCAGGGATAGAACCTGGCAGTCCCGTGCTTGATAAATACGGTCGAGTTGTGGGCCGGGTATGGGCTGCTAGTTGGCATTCGGCTAAGGTCGTGCTTTGCGTTGATCCCCGTATTACTGTTGGGGGTCGGATCAAAAGAACCGGTGGATTAGTCTTGGTGGAGGGGGGGCACCCTGAGTACCCCCAAGGATTAAGAATCAAGCCTTTAGATCGTCATATGGATATTGTTGAAGGAGACGTGGTGCTCACCTCAGGGTATAGCCAGCACTTTCCCAGTGACCTACCCCTCTGCCGGATTGACAAAGTTGTGTTAGACGATTATCATGTACCAACCTTGGGATTTGCGGAGCCAGTGGCCGATCTTATGCAATTGGATCTGGTCTATGTGCTTTCATGGGAGATGGAGGATGAACAGTGACCAGGACCGGAGGATCTTTTGTAGCCGTCTTAGTTGCCCTCTTGCTCGAGGTTTCGTCAGTAGGTCACTTCGGCCTTGGGGGTCGGGCGAGTTTCTTATTAGTGGTGCTCCTGCTATCTTCTTTGTTTCTTGACACCAAAGAAGCGGTCTTGCTAGGGAGCCTTAGCGGTCTGGTACTGGATCTATCCATAGGTCATTTGCTCGGGATGCATGTGTTGACCTATGCTGCTGTCTGTTTTTGCGTTTGCAGAATGCAATCACATTTTTTTAAGGAGAGCATGGTCCTTGCCGTGGTAGTAGGCTTGGTTGGCACGCTGGTTTATTACGTCTTAAGTGGTCTTTTGCTTTTCCTTATTGCTCCCCGACACTTACCCGGAGAGTGGTTTTTGAGTAAGGTTGCTTTGAATGCGGTACTAAACGCTATTTGGACTGTTTTGCTGTATCCAGTCATGTTTCGTTTGTCCTCGGGCGAACAGGCAGGTTCTTGGGGACGGGGGAAGTCAGTTGAGTGATGAGCAAGTCCTTGCCCGGTTAAAGGGATTGACAATTGTATTAGTCATATTATTTGCCATTGTCGCTGCAAGATTATTTCAGTTGCAGATCGCTGAAAAAGACCGGTACGCTCACCTTGCGGATCGGAATCGGATACGCCTTATGCCCATCTCCGCCCCCCGGGGCTTAATCTTGGACCGGAACGGGGAGGTGCTGGTCCGTTCCCGTAGTTCCTTTACTATTTCTGTGGTACCCGGTGGATTAACCGAAAATAAGGAAGAGGTCCTACAAAAACTCACCGATATCTTGGTCCAACAAGAAAATAGTGGAATCGAGACAGTAGAGGATGTAGAAAGACTAATCAGGAAAGGCGCTACCTACCCCTACGAACCAATTCGCCTAATCCGGGATGTGCCCGCGGCCACATTGCTTGCTGTTGAGGAGAACCGCTGGGAATTGCCGGGGATCATTGTGGAAGAGATCCCCGCTAGGGAATATGTCTATGGTTCTTTGGCCTCACACGTATTAGGGTATATGACCGTGATCAATGAGGAAGAGCTGAAAAGGCTAGGTAAAGAGGGATACCGTCCTACGGACCTAGTCGGTCGCAGTGGATTGGAAGCATTTTATGAGCGGGAACTGCGGGGTAAGGATGGGATTACCCAAGTTGAGGTTGATGCCCATAGCCATGTTACCAAAGAAATAGGAAGGCAGGAACCGGTGCCGGGTAACAACATTTTTCTCACTATTAATAAGAAGTTACAGGAGAACGTAGAGAGGGCCTTGATTGAGCAGCTGGCGATGCTCCAAGAGGAAGAGAGCACAAAGGACGCAAAATCTGGTGCTGTGGTGGCTTTGGATCCGAATAACGGTGAGATCCTGGCCATGGTGAGCTATCCTAACTTCGATCCTAATCGCTTTGTGGGCGGTGTGAGCAAAGAGTATTTGTCCTATTTAAGTGGACCCCCTTCAGCGGAAGAGAACCGCGCAACTCGGGGCCTATTTTCCCCCGGGTCGGCTTTCAAACCCTTTGTCGCCATCGGCATGCTAGAGGAGCGAATTACGGGTCCAGGCGATGTTTGGTTTGCCGATGGACGGAGTCAGTCGGGAAAAACCTGTTGGTACTACAGGGAATACGGGCTCAGTCACGGACTTTTGACTGTGGCCGATGCCTTGAGCCAATCCTGCAATGATTACTTCTGGCACTTCGGTTCCTTACTTGGGCCGGAGCGAATCGCTAATTATGCTACTGCTTTCAACCTAGGTAATCCCACAGGGATTGATCTGTTCCCAAGCGAAAAGACTGGAATTGTCCCCACCCCTGATTGGAAGTGGCGG
Coding sequences within it:
- a CDS encoding rod shape-determining protein; protein product: MFGFSKDVGIDLGTANTLVYIKGKGVVIQEPSMVALNRQTNEVLAVGREAKNMVGRTPGSIVAVRPMEDGVIADFDVTERMLGHFIRRATKRFSLFRPRVLVAVPSGVTEVEKRAVIDAARSAGAKEARLIEEPMAAAIGAGLPVQEPTGNMVVDIGGGTTEVAVISLGGIVAHRSIRIGGDEMDEAIIQYVRRTYNLLIGERTAEEIKHTIGNTYEMPDQEKSMDVRGRDLVTGLPKNVVVSSQEIREALAEPVGAIVDAVRVTLERTPPELAADIMDKGIIMVGGGSLLAGLDKLISEETRMPVHVPEDALCAVAVGTGLALDHYELLDRVGVGHSRLGA
- a CDS encoding FAD-dependent oxidoreductase, giving the protein MTPYYGQSAQSMRRLQYQTDICVLGGGLSGMCAAIAAARSGAGVVLIHDRPVLGGNASSEIRMHICGADRHGQIPNMRETGILEEIRLENAYRNPQGSYSVWDTVLWEMVFQTPNIKLLLNCSCYDASVEQDTIRSITAWQLTTETHHTVEASIYLDCTGDGILGPLAGAEFRLGREAASEFGESLAPEKADSQTMGCTCMFRARKHDTPQPFTPPKWAYKYPTDESLGIGRGHRVIDMGYWWIEVGGKGHPIYDLEEMRDELLRMVYGVWDHIKNHGDHGAEYYALDWIQFLPGKRESRRLMGDHILTQGDIEAEGRFEDLVAYGGWTMDDHTMGGFRVPHLQPTHWHPAPSPYGIPYRCLYSKNITNLGFAGRNISATHIATSSTRVMGTCAVMGQAIGTAAALATKHNCSLRDIGQDRIKELQRILMDDDCYLPWHKRQINELTLHATLTATANPEPLRDGVDRPVGENDHAWIGSVNDCITYTFGAVKHVKRARFVFDTGLDRSFTFTWLEGRQPAALPQELVTDFEIEALVDGQWQHIKAIKNNYQRLVYVDLDLAAQGIRFTPKATRGARQVKLYGFTLE
- the radC gene encoding DNA repair protein RadC, translated to MAEYGAESLSNRELLGVLLRTGTKDESALDLADRLLVEFSGLAGLMEASFSELRMVKGIGQAKAAVLRAAFVLAKRARAETKNCYQQVVEHPQDVAELLVEKMCDLDKEHFYVVMLNSKHAVIGIRTVSIGSLDAVLVHPRELFKDPIRKGASAIILAHNHPSCDPTPSEEDLLLTKRLVQAGDILGISIEDHIVIGGRKYLSLREHNLL
- the mreC gene encoding rod shape-determining protein MreC, with the translated sequence MRQNYVKITIIVVILICICAMYYTADLRRDQSILEKLVAEITLPLSGLAHRVRTGITGFFSGLKSYREYVLENEELRLENAELRRELALMQHHLRENEALRTALSLPLIQEQTMLAAEVIARSPDEWWSQVTINKGSRAGIEPGSPVLDKYGRVVGRVWAASWHSAKVVLCVDPRITVGGRIKRTGGLVLVEGGHPEYPQGLRIKPLDRHMDIVEGDVVLTSGYSQHFPSDLPLCRIDKVVLDDYHVPTLGFAEPVADLMQLDLVYVLSWEMEDEQ
- the cysK gene encoding cysteine synthase A, which encodes MKKTSIIDCVGKTPLVKLQKTGGLPSAEIWAKVEGLNPSGSVKDRTALAMVLDAEESGKLKPKGTIVEPTSGNTGIGLAMVAASRGYRLILTMPETMSSERRTLLSVYGAELVLTPGKLGMKGAIERAEELAKQHPEYFMPQQFENPANPKIHEQTTGPEIYEGMGGDLSAFVAGVGTGGTITGVARYLKTKNPSIKIVAVEPSGSPVLSGGQSGPHGLQGIGAGFVPKTLDPSLLDEVITVSDEAALDACHFLAQEEGILAGISSGAALHAATLVAGRLKKEQKVVVLLPDSGSRYLSIL
- the spoIID gene encoding stage II sporulation protein D, producing MRIHSRMWLLLPLVVLVGIGLYRCRPSRVPERAPLINLWWAKEDKLIQLDLEEYVAGVVAAEMPASFQEEALKAQAVAARTLALWSLAQSRRLPEHPDAQLSSDYRVDQAWLSKDELKERWGIWGYLRNWTKIRKAVSATAGEVLIYQGNYIFPAYHSTSGGRTEDSGNYWTSNLPYLVSVDSLYESHSPWFEHVEKRSVATVRAKLAEALGVSLGESLIIVVTKRFPSGRVCELMVNGRTMSGRRLREILELRSSWFSVQQTSSELVFTVKGYGHGVGMSQYGADGYAQRGWSYQQILSHYYQGASLVVR
- the trxB gene encoding thioredoxin-disulfide reductase, whose amino-acid sequence is MKTRKGEVKGRTTAFCRPMGDMLDVVIVGGGPAGFTAGLYAGRAGLKSVIVDNGAGGQLFGSSIVENYPGFVEPISGQSLSQLMQDQALKFGCPVEYDQVEGIVLDGKVKLVKGINKTYNTKTVIIATGASARKLGVPGEQEFQGRGVSYCATCDGAFFKDKPIIVVGGGDSALEEALFLCRYGSKVTVVHRRQHLRATFHIQELARKNDKLFLQLNTVVDAIEGTDVVERVRLKDVVSEEITYQEAAGVFMYVGQEPNSSLVKELITLDEYGYIVADADTTQTNVPGIFAAGDVRQKTLRQVVTATSDGAIAAMAASRYVEQNW
- a CDS encoding Maf family protein, with the protein product MQRLILASSSSRRKLLMEHLGLPFEVVKPEGINEEGVVGDSSYQIAQKIALAKAKSVAEKFPDAIVVAADTIVVFGEQILGKPKDRDDAIAMLHTLRGKWHNVITGVAIVRKNTDECLTDYEKTGVCFCQLCSSEIEAYVNTLEPMDKAGAYGIQGKGAFLVERINGCYFNVVGLPLAKLGQMLRKFGVYVLS
- the larE gene encoding ATP-dependent sacrificial sulfur transferase LarE, whose amino-acid sequence is MLCDVNLLPEELRAKWQKLLQRLQALGGVVVAFSGGTDSTLLLAAAKEALGERVLAVTASSSVYPVWEQEEAQELRRLLTVPGKTIELDVFSIPGFAENSKDRCYYCKQHLAQKLLQVAQEADLPFVVDGSNHDDLLDYRPGMRAAREQGIISPLQEVALSKEDIRGLSRMIGLPSWSKPSYACLASRFPYGTKITPSRLEKVTYAEDYLRELGFTQMRVRYHEDIARIEFLPEEFPLAVKVANRIVERLRSLGFTYVAMDLGGYRSGSLNHGLKRKL
- the mreD gene encoding rod shape-determining protein MreD; the protein is MTRTGGSFVAVLVALLLEVSSVGHFGLGGRASFLLVVLLLSSLFLDTKEAVLLGSLSGLVLDLSIGHLLGMHVLTYAAVCFCVCRMQSHFFKESMVLAVVVGLVGTLVYYVLSGLLLFLIAPRHLPGEWFLSKVALNAVLNAIWTVLLYPVMFRLSSGEQAGSWGRGKSVE